The following proteins come from a genomic window of Mycolicibacterium rufum:
- a CDS encoding NAD-dependent epimerase/dehydratase family protein, whose amino-acid sequence MRVLVTGHQGYLGTVMVPLLRDAGHDIVGLDTGFFRDCVLGPTPDDPPGIDAVSRIDLRDVTVGHLDGFDAVIHLAALSNDPLGAFAPDITHEINHRASVRLARLAKCAGVSRFLYASTCSVYGSAGDGLVDEDAPLRPLTPYAVSKVRVEDDVAAMAGAGFVPVFLRNATAFGFSPRLRADIVLNNLVGSAVLTGEVRVLSDGTPWRPLVHAHDIATAFLSCLTAPADRVSARAFNIGAEHNNVTVKDIAQAVVDVVPDSTLVIAGTTGPDPRSYRVDFSRARHELGYRANWSIHDGAAELYKQYCINDLGAQQFRLQFTRLEHLRRLCEAQLLDGSLRWVSPDA is encoded by the coding sequence ATGCGGGTGCTCGTGACCGGCCACCAGGGCTACCTGGGCACCGTCATGGTGCCGCTGCTGCGCGATGCGGGTCACGACATCGTCGGACTCGACACGGGCTTCTTCCGGGACTGCGTCCTGGGACCCACCCCCGACGACCCGCCGGGGATCGACGCGGTGAGCCGCATCGACCTGCGCGATGTGACCGTCGGACACCTCGACGGCTTCGACGCCGTCATCCACCTGGCGGCGCTGTCGAACGACCCGTTGGGCGCGTTCGCCCCGGACATCACCCACGAGATCAACCACCGCGCGTCGGTGCGATTGGCCCGTCTCGCCAAGTGCGCGGGCGTGAGTCGCTTCCTGTACGCGTCGACGTGCTCGGTGTACGGATCGGCAGGAGACGGCCTGGTCGACGAAGACGCACCGCTGCGGCCACTGACCCCGTACGCGGTGAGCAAAGTGCGCGTGGAAGACGACGTGGCCGCGATGGCCGGAGCCGGCTTCGTACCGGTGTTCCTGCGCAATGCCACGGCATTCGGCTTCTCCCCTCGACTGCGCGCCGACATCGTGCTGAACAACCTGGTCGGCAGCGCCGTGCTCACCGGCGAGGTGCGCGTGCTGTCCGACGGCACACCGTGGCGACCGTTGGTGCATGCTCACGACATCGCGACAGCCTTTCTGAGCTGCCTCACCGCCCCGGCAGACAGGGTCAGTGCGCGAGCCTTCAACATCGGCGCCGAACACAACAACGTGACGGTCAAAGACATCGCGCAGGCGGTGGTGGACGTCGTGCCGGATTCGACGCTGGTGATCGCCGGGACGACCGGTCCCGATCCCCGGTCCTACCGCGTCGATTTCTCCCGCGCCCGCCACGAGCTCGGCTACCGGGCGAACTGGTCGATACACGACGGCGCCGCCGAGCTGTACAAGCAGTACTGCATCAACGATCTCGGTGCACAGCAGTTCCGGCTGCAATTCACCCGGCTCGAGCATCTCCGCCGACTCTGCGAAGCGCAGCTTCTCGACGGGTCTCTGCGATGGGTCAGCCCAGATGCGTGA
- a CDS encoding PIG-L deacetylase family protein, with amino-acid sequence MMPLRAGRLREIAVVGAHCDDIAIGMGATLLTLTTAEPGLRVRALVLCGAGSEREAEELDALEAFCPGADVELEVGDIPDGHAPAHWGQVKSMLRALRDRCDPSIVFGPHRADAHQDHRLLAELLPTEFRDHLVMGYEILKWETDAPMPNVFVPVTAEMASSKARLLHKCYPSQAMHDWFDEEAFLGLARLRGVQCRHRHAEAFVLEKTALVMGGASCGCS; translated from the coding sequence GTGATGCCGCTGCGTGCGGGGCGGCTCCGTGAGATCGCCGTCGTCGGAGCGCATTGCGACGACATCGCGATCGGCATGGGGGCCACCCTGCTCACCCTCACCACCGCCGAGCCCGGGCTGCGCGTCAGAGCGCTGGTGCTCTGCGGCGCCGGATCCGAACGGGAGGCGGAAGAACTCGACGCTCTCGAGGCGTTCTGCCCGGGCGCGGACGTCGAGCTGGAGGTCGGTGACATCCCCGATGGCCACGCGCCGGCCCACTGGGGTCAGGTCAAGTCGATGCTGCGGGCGCTTCGCGATCGGTGCGATCCGTCGATCGTGTTCGGTCCGCATCGCGCCGACGCCCATCAGGATCACCGACTGCTCGCCGAGTTGCTGCCCACCGAGTTCCGGGATCACCTCGTGATGGGCTACGAGATTCTCAAGTGGGAGACCGACGCACCGATGCCGAACGTATTCGTCCCCGTGACGGCGGAGATGGCCTCCTCGAAAGCCCGCCTGCTGCACAAGTGTTACCCGTCCCAGGCGATGCACGACTGGTTCGACGAGGAAGCGTTCCTCGGTCTCGCGCGGTTGCGCGGAGTGCAGTGCCGCCATCGACACGCGGAGGCCTTCGTGCTGGAGAAGACGGCGTTGGTGATGGGAGGCGCATCATGCGGGTGCTCGTGA
- a CDS encoding sugar phosphate nucleotidyltransferase has protein sequence MKVVLFCGGYGMRMRNSVQDDIPKPMQMVGPRPLLWHVMRYYAHYGHTEFILCLGYGAAHIKDYFLTYQEAVSNDFVLHGDRMELLGNDISDWSITFVDTGLESAIGERLRRVRKYLGSDEYFLANYADVLTDAPLDEMIENYHASGATVSMMVVPPQQSFHCVEMRETGEVKGILPVSELSVWVNGGYFVLSQDVFDHLPPGGDLVADACAALAGHGKLFGYRHAGFWKPADTFKERAELDAGYHRGDRPWMVWGDRVDDVATQPAAAS, from the coding sequence ATGAAAGTAGTGCTGTTCTGCGGCGGATACGGCATGCGGATGCGCAACAGCGTGCAGGACGACATCCCCAAACCGATGCAGATGGTGGGCCCACGTCCACTGCTGTGGCATGTGATGCGGTACTACGCCCACTACGGGCACACGGAGTTCATCCTCTGCCTGGGCTACGGGGCAGCCCACATCAAGGACTACTTCCTCACCTACCAGGAGGCCGTGTCGAACGACTTCGTTCTACATGGCGACCGGATGGAGTTGCTGGGCAACGACATCAGTGACTGGTCGATCACCTTCGTCGACACGGGACTCGAATCGGCGATCGGTGAGCGACTCCGGCGGGTCCGCAAGTACCTCGGGTCAGACGAGTACTTCCTGGCCAATTACGCCGACGTCCTGACCGATGCACCCCTCGACGAGATGATCGAGAATTACCATGCCTCCGGCGCGACGGTGTCGATGATGGTCGTTCCCCCGCAGCAGTCCTTCCACTGCGTCGAGATGCGCGAGACCGGCGAGGTCAAGGGCATCCTGCCGGTCTCCGAACTGTCGGTCTGGGTGAACGGCGGCTATTTCGTGTTGTCCCAGGACGTCTTCGATCATCTGCCGCCAGGAGGTGACCTCGTCGCGGACGCGTGCGCGGCACTGGCCGGCCACGGGAAGCTGTTCGGCTACCGGCATGCGGGCTTCTGGAAGCCGGCCGACACCTTCAAGGAGCGCGCGGAACTCGACGCCGGCTATCACCGTGGCGATCGCCCCTGGATGGTGTGGGGCGACCGCGTCGACGATGTGGCGACCCAGCCGGCGGCCGCATCGTGA
- a CDS encoding class I SAM-dependent methyltransferase, with product MRCRLCGGGRLFSVLDLGATPPCEKFLCADELDQPEITYPLHLRLCEKCLLLQIPALITPEDTFTDYAYYSSFSDSWLHHAKTYVEDVIERLGLDDDSFVIEVASNDGYLLQHMVAASVPCLGIEPSVNVGAAARTAGVPTETAFLNKRTASRIRTDYRAADLVVANNVYAHVPDLVDFTRSLRRLMADDGWCSIEVHHAQNLIALGQFDTIYHEHFQYYTLLSAMRALEVADLSVVDVELLSTHGGSMRVWARPTQAADPPTDRVAEVLQAEAVAGLHELDGYHDLRPRAERTRHDLLRFLLDARDAGRSVVGYGAPGKANTLLNYCGIRSDLLQYTVDRNPYKHGRFTPGTRIPIHDTTRIAQDRPDVVMALPWNLEAELTEQLRYIDDWGGRLVFPLPHLHDAVSSGDTPIERQVR from the coding sequence CTGCGTTGCAGGTTGTGTGGTGGGGGCCGGCTGTTCAGCGTGCTGGACCTGGGCGCCACACCGCCGTGCGAGAAGTTCCTCTGCGCCGATGAACTCGATCAACCGGAGATCACCTACCCGCTGCATCTGCGGCTGTGCGAGAAGTGCCTCCTGCTCCAGATCCCCGCACTGATCACCCCCGAAGACACGTTCACCGACTACGCCTACTATTCGTCCTTCTCCGACAGCTGGCTGCACCATGCGAAGACCTATGTCGAGGATGTGATCGAACGGCTCGGGCTGGACGACGATTCGTTCGTCATCGAAGTGGCCAGCAACGACGGCTATCTCCTCCAGCACATGGTCGCCGCCAGCGTCCCGTGTCTGGGCATCGAGCCGTCGGTGAACGTGGGCGCAGCCGCACGCACGGCGGGGGTTCCCACCGAGACCGCGTTCCTGAACAAGCGCACGGCCAGCCGGATCCGTACCGATTACCGCGCCGCGGATCTGGTCGTCGCCAACAACGTCTACGCCCACGTGCCGGATCTGGTGGACTTCACCCGGTCCCTGCGACGGCTGATGGCCGACGACGGATGGTGCAGCATCGAGGTCCACCACGCTCAGAACCTGATTGCGCTGGGTCAATTCGACACCATCTATCACGAACACTTCCAGTACTACACCCTGCTGTCCGCGATGCGCGCGCTCGAGGTGGCCGACCTGAGCGTGGTGGATGTCGAACTCCTTTCCACGCACGGCGGTTCCATGCGGGTATGGGCCCGACCCACTCAGGCCGCCGACCCACCCACGGACCGCGTCGCCGAGGTCCTGCAGGCCGAGGCCGTCGCGGGGCTCCACGAGCTGGACGGGTACCACGATCTGCGCCCGCGGGCCGAACGGACTCGACACGACCTGTTGCGGTTTCTCCTGGACGCCCGCGATGCCGGGCGGAGCGTCGTCGGTTACGGCGCCCCAGGCAAAGCCAACACACTACTGAACTACTGCGGGATCCGCAGCGACCTGCTTCAGTACACGGTCGACCGGAATCCCTACAAGCACGGTCGTTTCACGCCGGGGACGCGGATTCCGATTCACGACACCACGCGGATCGCCCAGGACCGTCCCGACGTCGTCATGGCGCTGCCCTGGAATCTGGAAGCGGAGTTGACCGAGCAGCTGCGCTACATCGACGACTGGGGCGGGCGACTCGTCTTTCCGCTTCCCCACCTGCACGACGCCGTGTCGTCGGGTGACACTCCGATCGAGAGGCAAGTGCGATGA
- a CDS encoding sugar transferase, which yields MIVAVGLAEMVRVEPTPDLAVTQGLMSGHAAVSAVAVAGWAALLWVYHSRSPWVIGAGAEEFRRVCAATLSSFGAVAVMSTLLNLDIARGYIAVALPLGVLGLCLNRYLARRFVAVQRRRGRMLTGVLACGAPDSIAALASSFARRPQQGYVVVGACIESGTDFGPIEVAGVGAVPVFGYDGDIRSAVAASGADTIALTSAGRLGPQRIRDLSWQLDDLDVDLLVSPGMVDVTRPRLNVRLIANMPLIQLAKPQYHGAKRFRKRAFDICFALTALIVTSPLLIAVGLAVRLTSNGPALYRSERIGLDGRSFQMIKFRTMAVDADQKLTEIIALNEVDGGVLFKIRQDPRVTPVGRFLRRYSIDELPQFINVLRGEMSVVGPRPPLPREVQTYDNQVRRRLLVRPGITGLWQVSGRSELSWEESVKLDLFYVENWCTLADLVIVLKTVRAVLGGVGAY from the coding sequence ATGATCGTCGCCGTCGGCCTGGCCGAGATGGTGCGCGTCGAGCCGACGCCCGACCTTGCGGTGACTCAGGGTCTGATGTCGGGGCACGCGGCAGTCTCGGCGGTCGCCGTGGCCGGATGGGCGGCCCTGTTGTGGGTCTACCACAGCCGATCGCCGTGGGTGATCGGGGCAGGGGCGGAGGAGTTCCGGCGGGTCTGCGCCGCGACGCTGTCGTCGTTCGGTGCGGTGGCCGTCATGTCCACGTTGCTGAATCTCGACATCGCGCGCGGATACATCGCAGTGGCTCTTCCCCTGGGTGTTCTGGGACTTTGTCTCAACCGCTATCTCGCCCGCCGCTTCGTCGCGGTCCAGCGCCGGCGGGGACGGATGCTCACCGGTGTGCTCGCCTGCGGCGCGCCCGATTCCATCGCCGCGCTGGCGTCCTCGTTCGCGCGCCGACCGCAGCAGGGCTACGTCGTGGTCGGTGCCTGCATCGAGAGTGGAACCGACTTCGGTCCGATCGAAGTGGCTGGTGTCGGTGCGGTACCGGTATTCGGATACGACGGTGATATCCGGTCGGCGGTGGCGGCGTCCGGCGCGGACACGATCGCACTGACCTCCGCGGGCCGCCTCGGACCGCAGCGAATCCGCGATCTCTCCTGGCAACTCGATGATCTCGATGTCGATCTGCTGGTGTCGCCCGGAATGGTGGATGTGACACGGCCGCGACTCAACGTCCGGCTGATCGCGAACATGCCGCTGATCCAGCTGGCCAAGCCGCAGTATCACGGCGCGAAGCGGTTCAGGAAACGTGCCTTCGACATCTGTTTCGCTCTGACCGCGCTGATCGTTACTTCGCCACTCCTCATCGCCGTCGGATTGGCCGTGAGGCTCACCAGCAACGGTCCTGCTCTGTACCGATCAGAACGAATCGGGCTGGACGGCAGGTCATTTCAGATGATCAAGTTCAGAACGATGGCCGTCGACGCCGATCAGAAGCTCACCGAGATCATCGCGCTGAACGAGGTGGACGGCGGGGTGCTCTTCAAGATCCGCCAGGATCCTCGGGTCACCCCGGTCGGTCGATTTCTTCGGCGCTACAGCATCGACGAGTTGCCACAGTTCATCAACGTACTGCGCGGCGAGATGAGCGTCGTCGGTCCACGCCCGCCACTACCCCGCGAGGTGCAGACGTATGACAACCAGGTGCGCCGTCGGCTGCTCGTCCGGCCGGGGATCACCGGACTGTGGCAGGTCAGCGGCAGATCCGAGTTGTCCTGGGAGGAATCTGTGAAGCTCGACCTCTTCTACGTCGAAAACTGGTGCACATTGGCTGATCTCGTGATCGTCCTGAAGACCGTCAGAGCCGTCCTCGGTGGAGTCGGAGCCTATTGA
- a CDS encoding DNA-binding response regulator: protein MTTERGGRAAITIAIVDDERVVHAGVGAWLTGTQPAMEVVAGFADTAGFIARYPSATPELDVTLFALQFAVGGPRFDVLRQICEAGHRVVVYSYLSSAEVILTSLDAGAMSYIGKFEGGTHLLAAICAAAQGRRYVGAAMDHALRISAATGRPRLTGREKELLCAWIQMGSKHLVADRQFVETSTVRGHLERIRAKYADAGRPAATKAALTARAIQDGLLCLGDIRDDSVGHGCHGPCDPHSASAAQRTSPPGTTCPAGI from the coding sequence GTGACCACAGAGCGGGGCGGCCGGGCCGCAATCACCATCGCGATCGTCGATGACGAACGGGTGGTGCACGCAGGTGTCGGCGCCTGGCTGACCGGGACGCAACCGGCGATGGAGGTGGTGGCCGGCTTCGCCGACACGGCGGGCTTCATCGCGCGCTATCCGTCAGCAACCCCGGAACTCGACGTCACCCTGTTCGCGCTGCAGTTCGCTGTTGGCGGTCCGCGGTTCGACGTCCTCCGCCAGATCTGCGAGGCAGGTCACCGAGTGGTCGTCTATTCGTATCTGTCGAGTGCCGAGGTGATTCTCACCAGCCTCGATGCCGGTGCGATGAGCTACATCGGGAAGTTCGAAGGCGGGACGCATCTCCTCGCGGCGATCTGCGCAGCGGCGCAGGGACGGCGGTATGTCGGTGCCGCGATGGACCACGCGCTGCGGATCAGCGCAGCGACCGGTAGGCCGCGACTGACGGGACGGGAGAAGGAGCTCCTCTGCGCCTGGATCCAGATGGGTAGCAAGCACCTGGTAGCGGATCGTCAGTTCGTCGAAACATCCACCGTTCGTGGTCACTTGGAACGGATTCGAGCCAAGTACGCTGACGCCGGCCGCCCCGCTGCGACCAAGGCGGCGCTGACGGCGCGGGCGATCCAGGATGGACTGCTGTGTCTCGGGGACATCCGAGACGACTCCGTCGGGCACGGTTGTCATGGTCCGTGCGACCCACACTCGGCGTCCGCCGCGCAGAGGACCTCCCCACCGGGCACGACCTGTCCGGCAGGCATATGA